In Parabacteroides timonensis, the genomic stretch ATCATAATGCCATGAAGCAATCTTCCACGCTCGGCTCCACCGATTCTATCGTCACGTCGGTATATCCTTTTCCTTTCAGATACTGTTTCAGGGCATCCATCTCACCGCCATCCTCTTTCAATGTCAGATGATGCGCATCCCCAAAGGCATAACAGGAATAGGTGCTGGAAAAAGCCCGAAGGTCGACCAACAGCCTATACATAGCCGACGAACGCACAGTCCACAACTGCCTGCCGAAGGAGGAACGGATGCCTACTGGTGTATCGACGGACAAGCACCGGCCGGAACGCATCAATGCGATACGGTCGCAACGGGAGGCTTCATCCATGTAAGGCGTAGAGACAAGGATCGTTATCCCCTGCTTCTTCAGGCGATCCAGCATATCCCAGAACTCCACACGGGATACAGGATCGACACCGGTCGTCGGCTCATCCAGGAAAAGTACTTCCGGGCGATGGATC encodes the following:
- a CDS encoding ABC transporter ATP-binding protein; the protein is MGTNEVKIDSISKNYGDVEALQDITLDIHSGELFGLIGPDGAGKTSLFRILTTLLLADKGTATVCGLDVVRDYKKIRTIVGYMPGRFSLYQDLSVEENLNFFATVFNTTVKENYELVRDIYVQIEPFKKRKAGKLSGGMKQKLALCCALIHRPEVLFLDEPTTGVDPVSRVEFWDMLDRLKKQGITILVSTPYMDEASRCDRIALMRSGRCLSVDTPVGIRSSFGRQLWTVRSSAMYRLLVDLRAFSSTYSCYAFGDAHHLTLKEDGGEMDALKQYLKGKGYTDVTIESVEPSVEDCFMAL